One part of the Arabidopsis thaliana chromosome 1 sequence genome encodes these proteins:
- the GXMT1 gene encoding glucuronoxylan 4-O-methyltransferase-like protein (DUF579) (Protein of unknown function (DUF579); FUNCTIONS IN: molecular_function unknown; INVOLVED IN: biological_process unknown; LOCATED IN: endomembrane system; EXPRESSED IN: 20 plant structures; EXPRESSED DURING: 12 growth stages; CONTAINS InterPro DOMAIN/s: Protein of unknown function DUF579 (InterPro:IPR021148), Conserved hypothetical protein CHP01627 (InterPro:IPR006514); BEST Arabidopsis thaliana protein match is: Protein of unknown function (DUF579) (TAIR:AT4G09990.1); Has 252 Blast hits to 251 proteins in 20 species: Archae - 0; Bacteria - 5; Metazoa - 0; Fungi - 0; Plants - 240; Viruses - 0; Other Eukaryotes - 7 (source: NCBI BLink).) — MRTKSPSSLNLKVIFIGSSILILIIIYLARSNISSSSSKPISKTNLSQEEEETQHKQEGCPTTQQCTKMPLSLSDALVHYVTSNVTPQQTFDEVSVSKRVLDKKSPCNFLVFGLGHDSLMWASLNHGGRTLFIEEDQAWIAIVTKKFPNLESYHVVYDTKVKDSDKLMELGRSEECRSVSDPRNSKCDLALKDFPADFYETKWDLIMVDAPTGYHEEAPGRMSAIYTAGLLARNREDGETDVFVHDVNRPVEDEFSATFLCKGYMREQNGRLRHFTIPSHRARAGRPFCPVEVDRRR, encoded by the exons ATGAGGACCAaatctccatcttctcttAATCTCAAGGTCATATTCATAGGTTCCTCAATCTTGATCTTGATCATCATCTACTTAGCAAGATCAaacatctcttcttcctcttcaaagccaatctccaaaacaaatctctcccaagaagaagaagaaactcagCATAAACAAGAAGGATGTCCAACAACACAACAATGCACAAAGATGCCACTTTCTTTATCCGATGCATTGGTTCATTACGTCACTAGTAACGTCACTCCACAACAAACATTTGATGAAGTCTCTGTCTCAAAGAGAGTCTTGGACAAGAAGTCTCCTTGTAACTTCCTTGTCTTTGGCTTAGGTCACGACAGTTTAATGTGGGCATCTCTTAACCATGGTGGTCGTACCT tGTTTATTGAAGAAGACCAAGCTTGGATTGCGATAGTAACTAAGAAGTTCCCAAACTTAGAATCTTACCACGTAGTTTACGACACAAAAGTCAAAGATTCAGACAAGCTGATGGAACTAGGAAGATCAGAAGAGTGTAGATCTGTGTCTGATCCGAGAAACTCCAAATGTGATCTTGCGTTGAAAGATTTCCCGGCGGACTTTTACGAGACGAAATGGGATCTGATCATGGTTGATGCACCAACTGGTTACCATGAAGAAGCTCCGGGGAGGATGAGTGCTATTTACACGGCGGGGCTTTTGGCTCGTAACCGTGAAGATGGTGAAACTGACGTTTTTGTTCACGACGTTAACCGTCCGGTGGAAGATGAGTTCTCGGCGACTTTCTTGTGTAAAGGTTATATGAGGGAGCAAAATGGGAGACTTAGACATTTTACTATTCCTAGTCATCGGGCTCGTGCTGGACGACCTTTTTGTCCGGTGGAAGTTGATCGCCGCCGTTAA
- a CDS encoding zinc finger/BTB domain protein (unknown protein; FUNCTIONS IN: molecular_function unknown; INVOLVED IN: biological_process unknown; LOCATED IN: chloroplast thylakoid membrane, chloroplast, chloroplast envelope; EXPRESSED IN: 22 plant structures; EXPRESSED DURING: 13 growth stages; Has 39 Blast hits to 39 proteins in 18 species: Archae - 0; Bacteria - 0; Metazoa - 0; Fungi - 0; Plants - 39; Viruses - 0; Other Eukaryotes - 0 (source: NCBI BLink).) encodes MAKKKELLSKAPWRGDDEDDSDKFSNAKLKVTKDSDGMSKMHVPSRGTKKGSLADDDDDSLEIDPQLRYSFNRNYQFLQSVFTIDTLVKPLPPSMAFNVSRNLSFFTRIFTQFFDPEGIANAQKSLGLGQEEKARRVR; translated from the exons atggcgaagaagaaggaactgTTATCAAAAGCACCGTGGAGAGGCGACGACGAAGATGATTCCGATAAGTTTAGCAACGCAAAGCTTAAAGTCACAAAGGATTCTGATGGTATGTCGAAGATGCACGTCCCTAGCCGCGGAACCAAAAAAGGAAGTCTcgctgatgatgatgatgattcactTGAGATTGATCCTCAGCTTCGTTACAGCTTCAATCGCAACTATCAG TTCCTGCAAAGTGTATTCACTATAGACACTTTGGTGAAGCCTCTTCCTCCTTCAATGGCATTCAATGTCTCTCGCAACTTGAGCTTCTTCACCCGCATTTTCACTCAATTCTTTG ATCCTGAAGGCATTGCAAATGCACAGAAGTCTCTAGGGTTGGGGCAGGAAGAGAAAGCTCGCCGTGTTCGTTGA
- a CDS encoding GDSL-like Lipase/Acylhydrolase superfamily protein (GDSL-like Lipase/Acylhydrolase superfamily protein; FUNCTIONS IN: hydrolase activity, acting on ester bonds, carboxylesterase activity; INVOLVED IN: lipid metabolic process; LOCATED IN: endomembrane system; EXPRESSED IN: 18 plant structures; EXPRESSED DURING: 13 growth stages; CONTAINS InterPro DOMAIN/s: Lipase, GDSL (InterPro:IPR001087); BEST Arabidopsis thaliana protein match is: GDSL-like Lipase/Acylhydrolase superfamily protein (TAIR:AT5G45670.1); Has 3440 Blast hits to 3395 proteins in 215 species: Archae - 0; Bacteria - 336; Metazoa - 0; Fungi - 3; Plants - 3084; Viruses - 0; Other Eukaryotes - 17 (source: NCBI BLink).) — MGILRFVLLISLNLVLFGFKTTVSQPQQQAQVPCLFIFGDSLVDNGNNNRLLSLARANYRPYGIDFPQGTTGRFTNGRTYVDALAQILGFRNYIPPYSRIRGQAILRGANFASGAAGIRDETGDNLGAHTSMNQQVELYTTAVQQMLRYFRGDTNELQRYLSRCIFYSGMGSNDYLNNYFMPDFYSTSTNYNDKTFAESLIKNYTQQLTRLYQFGARKVIVTGVGQIGCIPYQLARYNNRNNSTGRCNEKINNAIVVFNTQVKKLVDRLNKGQLKGAKFVYLDSYKSTYDLAVNGAAYGFEVVDKGCCGVGRNNGQITCLPLQTPCPDRTKYLFWDAFHPTETANILLAKSNFYSRAYTYPINIQELANL; from the exons ATGGGCATTCTCCGTTTTGTATTGTTGATTAGTTTGAATctggttttgtttggttttaaaacgACCGTGTCACAGCCACAACAACAGGCACAAGTCCCATGTTTATTCATCTTCGGTGACTCTTTAGTCGACAATGGAAACAACAATAG GTTGCTTTCTCTTGCGAGGGCTAATTACCGACCTTATGGCATTGACTTTCCCCAAGGTACAACGGGACGGTTCACCAACGGTCGCACCTACGTTGATGCACTAG ctcAAATTCTTGGATTTAGGAACTATATTCCACCATATTCCAGGATTCGTGGCCAGGCTATACTTAGAGGTGCGAATTTCGCATCTGGTGCAGCTGGCATTAGAGATGAGACCGGTGACAACTTG ggTGCACATACTTCTATGAACCAGCAGGTAGAGCTATACACGACCGCGGTTCAACAGATGCTTCGATACTTCAGAGGAGACACAAATGAGCTCCAGAGATACTTAAGCCGTTGTATCTTTTACTCGGGAATGGGAAGTAACGATTATCTCAACAATTACTTCATGCCTGACTTTTACTCAACCAGTACCAATTACAATGACAAAACCTTTGCTGAGTCTCTGATAAAGAACTACACACAACAGCTCACG CGATTGTACCAATTTGGAGCTCGGAAAGTGATTGTGACTGGAGTGGGACAGATCGGTTGCATACCTTACCAGCTCGCCCGCTACAATAATCGTAACAATAGTACTGGCAGATGCAACGAAAAGATTAACAACGCAATTGTGGTGTTTAACACTCAAGTCAAGAAACTAGTGGACCGTTTAAACAAAGGTCAGTTGAAGGGAGCAAAGTTTGTTTACCTTGATTCCTACAAGAGTACCTATGATCTCGCCGTCAATGGAGCCGCTTACG GATTTGAGGTTGTGGACAAAGGTTGTTGTGGGGTGGGGAGGAACAATGGTCAGATAACATGTTTGCCGCTGCAGACCCCGTGCCCTGACCGAACCAAGTATCTCTTTTGGGACGCGTTTCATCCGACGGAGACTGCTAACATACTGCTGGCGAAATCTAATTTTTACTCCCGAGCTTACACTTACCCAATCAACATCCAAGAACTAGCCAATctttga
- a CDS encoding uncharacterized protein (unknown protein; Has 46 Blast hits to 44 proteins in 25 species: Archae - 0; Bacteria - 8; Metazoa - 18; Fungi - 1; Plants - 6; Viruses - 0; Other Eukaryotes - 13 (source: NCBI BLink).), which translates to MMKQKLRVDHDQTMNMMIQPIMLKQSTTTHEREMTHIEDTQTMKMMVENALKQSAMAHEREMSQLKDTLLLKDTQTMNMVKQMMETAFKENAMVHERDMCQLKDTLQLKDTQTINMMTQMSAETYERQMRQMKDIIQQKDRLTMEMMEKMMENALKQSEIAHERGMHHQSPRKGKTCGCNIM; encoded by the exons ATGATGAAGCAGAAATTACGAGTGGATCATGATCAAACCATGAACATGATGATTCAACCG ATTATGTTAAAACAAAGTACAACGACACATGAAAGAGAGATGACTCATATCGAAGACACACAAACCATGAAAATGATG GTGGAGAATGCTTTAAAACAAAGTGCTATGGCACATGAAAGAGAGATGAGCCAGCTTAAAGACACACTCCTATTGAAAGACACACAAACCATGAACATGGTGAAACAAATG ATGGAGACTGCATTCAAAGAGAATGCGATGGTACATGAAAGAGACATGTGTCAACTAAAAGACACACTCCAGCTGAAAGACACACAAACCATCAACATGATGACGCAAATG AGTGCAGAAACATATGAACGACAGATGCGTCAAATGAAAGACATTATTCAACAGAAAGACAGACTAACCATGGAAATGATGGAAAAAATG ATGGAAAATGCATTAAAACAGAGTGAAATAGCACATGAAAGAGGAATGCATCATCAATCCCCCCGAAAGGGTAAGACATGTGGATGCAACATTATGTGA
- a CDS encoding P-loop containing nucleoside triphosphate hydrolases superfamily protein (P-loop containing nucleoside triphosphate hydrolases superfamily protein; FUNCTIONS IN: GTP binding; INVOLVED IN: response to bacterium; LOCATED IN: cellular_component unknown; EXPRESSED IN: egg cell; CONTAINS InterPro DOMAIN/s: AIG1 (InterPro:IPR006703); BEST Arabidopsis thaliana protein match is: phloem protein 2-A3 (TAIR:AT2G26820.1); Has 1086 Blast hits to 949 proteins in 74 species: Archae - 0; Bacteria - 24; Metazoa - 755; Fungi - 0; Plants - 247; Viruses - 0; Other Eukaryotes - 60 (source: NCBI BLink).) has protein sequence MAEQECPVTNLLLLGRSENGKSSTGNTIIGEKYFEVNLFGRDMDQRCKMFRALIEDGPIINVIDTPGLLESSVSGDYLSKEIMNCLTMAEEGIHAVLFVLSITNRISQREEFTFNTLQQIFDDKILDYFIVVFTGGDELEADNQTLDDYLREGCPEFLTRVLKLCGGRKVLFNNKTKDKGKRNKQLNQLLAHVTDIRQQNGGIPYTENMHRKIKFKNLKYSNVKL, from the exons ATGGCTGAGCAGGAATGCCCCGTTACAAACTTACTTCTCCTAGGTCGTAGCGAAAATGGAAAAAGCAGCACCGGGAACACCATCATCGGTGAAAAATATTTCGAAGTAAATTTGTTTGGAAGAGATATGGACCAGAGATGTAAGATGTTCAGAGCTTTAATAGAAGATGGCCCAATAATCAATGTGATTGACACTCCTG GTTTGCTCGAGTCATCCGTGTCAGGAGACTATCTCAGTAAGGAAATAATGAATTGCTTAACTATGGCGGAAGAAGGAATACATGCTGTATTGTTTGTTCTGTCTATAACGAATCGAATTTCACAGCGGGAGGAGTTCACATTTAATACATTGCAGCAGATATTTGATGATAAAATCCTTGACTATTTCATTGTGGTGTTCACTGGTGGTGATGAGTTGGAAGCAGACAACCAGACCTTGGACGATTATTTACGTGAAGGTTGCCCTGAATTTTTGACG AGAGTTCTCAAACTATGTGGAGGACGAAAGGTCCTGTTTAACAACAAGACAAAGGATAAAGGCAAGAGGAATAAGCAACTTAACCAGCTTCTAGCACATGTCACGGATATAAGACAGCAAAATGGTGGGATACCGTATACAGAAAATATGCACCGTAAGAtcaag tttaagaatttaaaatacTCAAATGTTAAACTCTAA
- a CDS encoding LURP-one-like protein (DUF567) (Protein of unknown function (DUF567); CONTAINS InterPro DOMAIN/s: Protein of unknown function DUF567 (InterPro:IPR007612); BEST Arabidopsis thaliana protein match is: Protein of unknown function (DUF567) (TAIR:AT5G01750.2); Has 377 Blast hits to 376 proteins in 19 species: Archae - 0; Bacteria - 0; Metazoa - 0; Fungi - 9; Plants - 368; Viruses - 0; Other Eukaryotes - 0 (source: NCBI BLink).), whose product MQQPYEYRYPQGTGPSAPPPPPKAGVIVDPKYCSLHPVDLAIVRKVLKITDGNFVITNAEGNLLFKVKDPFFSLHEKRILMDGFGTKVLTLKGKIMTMHDRWLVFRGGSTEEVDLLYTVKRSNMVQITTKLDVFLADNIEQKKCDYRLEGVWLETSCFVYAGDSDIILAQMREKKTMQSVLFGKDNFCLTVNPNVDYAFIASLIVILVEIQISLRKLTKQLLLLE is encoded by the exons atgcaGCAGCCCTATGAGTACCGTTACCCACAAGGCACTGGCCCTTCGGCTCCTCCGCCGCCTCCAAAAGCCGGAGTGATAGTGGATCCAAAGTACTGCTCTCTGCACCCTGTAGATTTGGCGATCGTACGGAAGGTGTTGAAGATAACGGACGGTAACTTCGTGATAACGAATGCGGAAGGAAACTTGTTGTTCAAGGTGAAGGATCCTTTTTTTAGTCTTCACGAGAAGAGGATCTTGATGGATGGTTTTGGAACTAAGGTCTTGACTTTGAAAGGGAAG ATAATGACCATGCATGACAGGTGGCTAGTGTTTAGAGGAGGGAGTACGGAGGAGGTTGATCTGCTATACACGGTGAAAAGATCAAACATGGTTCAGATAACCACCAAACTTGATGTGTTTTTGGCTGATAACATAGAGCAGAAGAAATGTGATTACAGACTCGAAGGGGTTTGGCTCGAGACTTCTTGTTTTGTCTACGCTGGCGATTCTGACATCATTCTTGCCCAA ATGCGCGAGAAGAAAACGATGCAGAGCGTTCTCTTTGGAAAGGACAATTTCTGCCTCACTGTTAATCCAAATGTTGATTATGCCTTCATTGCCTCTCTCATTGTCATCCTTGTAGAAATACAAATAAGTCttagaaaattaacaaaacaactCTTGCTTTTAGAATAA
- a CDS encoding LURP-one-like protein (DUF567) — translation MQQPYEYRYPQGTGPSAPPPPPKAGVIVDPKYCSLHPVDLAIVRKVLKITDGNFVITNAEGNLLFKVKDPFFSLHEKRILMDGFGTKVLTLKGKIMTMHDRWLVFRGGSTEEVDLLYTVKRSNMVQITTKLDVFLADNIEQKKCDYRLEGVWLETSCFVYAGDSDIILAQVNKLYFLFLVQV, via the exons atgcaGCAGCCCTATGAGTACCGTTACCCACAAGGCACTGGCCCTTCGGCTCCTCCGCCGCCTCCAAAAGCCGGAGTGATAGTGGATCCAAAGTACTGCTCTCTGCACCCTGTAGATTTGGCGATCGTACGGAAGGTGTTGAAGATAACGGACGGTAACTTCGTGATAACGAATGCGGAAGGAAACTTGTTGTTCAAGGTGAAGGATCCTTTTTTTAGTCTTCACGAGAAGAGGATCTTGATGGATGGTTTTGGAACTAAGGTCTTGACTTTGAAAGGGAAG ATAATGACCATGCATGACAGGTGGCTAGTGTTTAGAGGAGGGAGTACGGAGGAGGTTGATCTGCTATACACGGTGAAAAGATCAAACATGGTTCAGATAACCACCAAACTTGATGTGTTTTTGGCTGATAACATAGAGCAGAAGAAATGTGATTACAGACTCGAAGGGGTTTGGCTCGAGACTTCTTGTTTTGTCTACGCTGGCGATTCTGACATCATTCTTGCCCAAGTAAACAAACtctatttccttttcttagTACAAGTCTAA